A single window of Nocardia sp. NBC_01327 DNA harbors:
- the rplD gene encoding 50S ribosomal protein L4: MSTETKTNLTLPVKAAGGKTEGTVELPAEIFDVTANIALMHQVVVAQQAAARQGTHSTKTRGEVRGGGRKPYRQKGTGRARQGSTRAPQFVGGGTVHGPQPRDYTQRLPKKMKVAALRGALSDRARNERIHVITELVPGQTPSTKIAKTFLAELSSRKQLLVVVGREDIATWKSVANLENVHPIAPDQLNTYDVLKADEVIFSVEALNAFVHGPAEAAQEESK, from the coding sequence ATGAGCACCGAGACCAAGACCAACCTGACGCTCCCGGTCAAGGCCGCTGGCGGCAAGACCGAGGGCACCGTCGAGCTCCCCGCGGAGATCTTCGACGTGACCGCCAATATCGCGCTGATGCACCAGGTTGTCGTGGCCCAGCAGGCCGCGGCTCGCCAGGGCACGCACTCGACCAAGACCCGCGGTGAAGTCCGCGGTGGTGGTCGTAAGCCGTACCGGCAGAAGGGCACCGGCCGCGCCCGTCAGGGCTCGACCCGTGCACCGCAGTTCGTCGGCGGTGGCACCGTCCACGGCCCGCAGCCGCGCGATTACACCCAGCGCCTGCCCAAGAAGATGAAGGTCGCCGCACTGCGTGGCGCTCTCTCCGACCGGGCCCGCAACGAGCGCATCCACGTGATCACCGAACTGGTCCCGGGTCAGACCCCGTCGACCAAGATCGCCAAGACCTTCCTTGCCGAGCTTTCGAGCCGCAAGCAGCTCCTGGTCGTCGTCGGTCGCGAGGACATCGCCACGTGGAAGAGCGTTGCGAACCTGGAGAACGTGCACCCGATCGCTCCCGATCAGCTGAACACCTACGACGTGCTGAAGGCCGATGAGGTCATCTTCTCCGTCGAGGCGCTCAATGCCTTCGTGCACGGCCCCGCCGAAGCTGCACAGGAGGAGAGCAAGTGA
- the rplW gene encoding 50S ribosomal protein L23: MTTIADPRDILLAPVISEKSYGLIEEGTYTFIVHPDSNKTQIKIAVEKVFGVTVTSVNTANRQGKRKRTKAGYGKRKNTKRALVTLSADSKPIEIFGGPVA; encoded by the coding sequence GTGACCACGATCGCCGACCCCCGCGACATTCTGCTGGCGCCGGTCATCTCCGAGAAGTCCTACGGACTGATCGAAGAGGGTACCTACACCTTCATCGTGCACCCGGACTCCAACAAGACGCAGATCAAGATCGCCGTCGAGAAGGTCTTCGGCGTCACGGTGACCAGCGTCAACACTGCTAACCGTCAGGGCAAGCGCAAGCGGACCAAGGCCGGTTACGGAAAGCGCAAGAACACCAAGCGCGCGCTCGTGACCCTCTCGGCCGACAGCAAGCCCATCGAGATCTTCGGAGGCCCGGTCGCGTAA
- the rplB gene encoding 50S ribosomal protein L2, which produces MAIRKYKPTTPGRRGASVSDFAEITRSTPEKSLLRPLTKTGGRNAQGRITTRHKGGGHKRAYRLIDFRRMDKDGVPAKVAHIEYDPNRTANIALLHFADGEKRYIIAPKGIAQGTKIESGAGADIKPGNNLPMRNIPTGTTIHAVELRPGGGAKLARSAGMSIQLLGKEGAYAVLRMPSGEIRRVDVRCRATIGEVGNAEQSNINWGKAGRMRWKGVRPTVRGVVMNPVDHPHGGGEGKTSGGRHPVSPWGKPEGRTRKPNRPSDKLIVRRRGKKR; this is translated from the coding sequence ATGGCAATTCGTAAATACAAGCCGACTACCCCGGGTCGTCGTGGCGCCTCGGTCTCGGATTTCGCCGAGATCACCCGCTCCACCCCCGAGAAGTCGCTGCTGCGTCCGCTCACCAAGACCGGTGGCCGTAACGCTCAGGGCCGCATCACCACTCGTCACAAGGGTGGCGGCCACAAGCGTGCCTACCGTCTGATCGACTTCCGTCGGATGGACAAGGACGGCGTGCCGGCCAAGGTCGCTCACATCGAGTACGACCCCAACCGCACCGCCAATATCGCCCTCCTGCACTTCGCGGACGGCGAGAAGCGCTACATCATCGCGCCCAAGGGCATTGCCCAGGGCACGAAGATCGAGTCCGGCGCGGGCGCCGACATCAAGCCGGGCAACAACCTGCCGATGCGCAACATCCCGACCGGTACCACCATTCACGCGGTGGAGCTGCGTCCGGGTGGCGGCGCCAAGCTGGCTCGTTCCGCCGGTATGAGCATTCAGCTGCTGGGTAAGGAAGGCGCCTACGCCGTCCTGCGTATGCCCTCCGGTGAAATCCGTCGCGTCGATGTGCGCTGCCGCGCCACCATCGGCGAGGTCGGCAATGCCGAGCAGTCGAACATCAACTGGGGCAAGGCCGGCCGTATGCGGTGGAAGGGCGTTCGCCCGACCGTCCGTGGTGTCGTCATGAACCCGGTCGACCACCCGCACGGTGGTGGTGAAGGTAAGACCTCCGGTGGTCGCCACCCGGTCTCGCCGTGGGGTAAGCCGGAAGGCCGTACCCGCAAGCCCAACCGTCCCAGCGACAAGCTCATCGTCCGCCGCCGCGGCAAGAAGCGTTAA
- the rpsS gene encoding 30S ribosomal protein S19 produces MPRSLKKGPFVDDHLLKKVDVQNEKGTKQVIKTWSRRSTIIPDFIGHTFSVHDGRKHVPVFVSDNMVGHKLGEFAPTRTFKSHVKDDRKSKRR; encoded by the coding sequence ATGCCACGCAGCCTCAAGAAGGGCCCGTTCGTAGACGATCACCTCCTCAAGAAGGTGGACGTTCAGAACGAGAAGGGCACGAAGCAGGTCATCAAGACCTGGTCGCGTCGTTCGACCATCATTCCCGATTTCATCGGGCACACGTTCTCGGTGCACGACGGCCGCAAGCACGTTCCGGTCTTCGTCTCGGACAACATGGTCGGGCACAAGCTCGGTGAGTTCGCGCCGACCAGGACGTTCAAGAGCCACGTCAAGGACGATCGGAAGAGCAAGCGGCGATGA
- the rplV gene encoding 50S ribosomal protein L22: protein MSTETQNQTARATAKHVRVTPMKARRVVDLVRGKRVEDALNILRFAPQAASEPVAKVVASAAANAENNLGLNPATLVISTAFVDEGATMKRFQPRAQGRAFRIRKRTSHITIEVESVPELSTAPRNRRKGGAK, encoded by the coding sequence ATGAGCACTGAAACTCAGAACCAGACTGCGCGCGCCACTGCCAAGCACGTGCGCGTGACGCCGATGAAGGCTCGTCGTGTTGTGGACCTGGTCCGCGGCAAGCGAGTCGAGGACGCGCTGAACATTCTGCGGTTCGCCCCGCAGGCTGCCAGCGAGCCGGTCGCCAAGGTGGTGGCTTCGGCCGCGGCCAACGCCGAGAACAACCTCGGTCTGAACCCGGCCACCCTGGTCATCTCGACGGCATTCGTCGACGAGGGCGCGACCATGAAGCGTTTCCAGCCGCGGGCCCAGGGCCGTGCGTTCCGGATTCGCAAGCGCACCAGCCACATCACCATCGAGGTCGAGAGCGTGCCTGAGCTCAGCACTGCCCCTCGCAACCGCCGGAAGGGAGGGGCAAAGTAA
- the rpsC gene encoding 30S ribosomal protein S3, with protein MGQKINPHGFRLGITTDWKSRWYADKQYKEYVGEDVKIRKLLATGMERAGISKVEIERTRDRVRVDIHTARPGIVIGRRGAEADRIRAELEKLTGKQVQLNILEVKNPESDAQLVAQGVAEQLSNRVAFRRAMRKAIQSAMRSPNVKGIRVQCSGRLGGAEMSRSEFYREGRVPLHTLRADIDYGLYEARTTFGRIGVKVWIYKGDIVGGKREVTATAAPAGDRDRPRRERPSRPRRSGAQGTTATSTEAGRAATAVAEAPAETTQEG; from the coding sequence ATGGGACAGAAAATTAATCCCCATGGCTTCCGCCTCGGTATCACGACCGACTGGAAGTCGCGTTGGTACGCCGATAAGCAGTACAAGGAATACGTCGGCGAAGACGTCAAGATCCGCAAGCTCCTCGCCACCGGCATGGAGCGGGCCGGCATCTCGAAGGTCGAGATCGAGCGCACCCGTGACCGTGTGCGTGTGGATATCCACACCGCGCGTCCGGGCATCGTCATCGGCCGCCGCGGCGCCGAGGCCGACCGTATCCGTGCCGAGCTGGAGAAGCTCACCGGCAAGCAGGTGCAGCTGAACATCCTCGAGGTCAAGAACCCCGAATCGGATGCGCAGCTCGTTGCTCAGGGTGTTGCCGAGCAGCTGTCGAACCGTGTGGCGTTCCGTCGTGCGATGCGTAAGGCCATTCAGTCGGCCATGCGTTCGCCGAACGTCAAGGGCATCCGCGTGCAGTGCTCGGGCCGCCTCGGTGGCGCCGAAATGTCGCGCTCGGAGTTCTACCGCGAAGGCCGTGTGCCCCTGCACACCCTTCGTGCGGACATCGACTACGGCCTGTACGAGGCCCGCACCACCTTCGGCCGTATCGGCGTGAAGGTGTGGATCTACAAGGGCGACATCGTCGGTGGCAAGCGTGAGGTCACTGCGACCGCCGCGCCGGCCGGCGACCGTGATCGTCCGCGTCGTGAGCGGCCGAGCCGCCCGCGTCGCTCGGGTGCCCAGGGCACCACTGCCACCAGTACTGAGGCCGGGCGTGCCGCGACTGCGGTCGCAGAGGCTCCGGCAGAGACGACCCAGGAGGGCTGA
- the rplP gene encoding 50S ribosomal protein L16 has product MLMPRKVKHRKQHHPGRSGMSKGGTAVTFGEFGIQALEPAYVTNRQIESARIAMTRHIKRGGKIWINIYPDRPLTKKPAETRMGSGKGSPEWWIANVKPGRIMFEMSYPNEETAREALRRAMHKLPMKCRIVTREEQF; this is encoded by the coding sequence ATGTTGATGCCTCGCAAGGTCAAGCACCGTAAGCAGCATCACCCGGGCCGTTCGGGCATGTCCAAGGGCGGCACGGCGGTTACCTTCGGTGAGTTCGGCATCCAGGCTCTGGAGCCGGCCTACGTGACCAACCGCCAGATCGAGTCGGCGCGTATCGCGATGACCCGCCACATCAAGCGTGGCGGCAAGATCTGGATCAACATCTACCCCGATCGCCCGCTCACGAAGAAGCCGGCCGAAACCCGCATGGGTTCCGGTAAGGGTTCTCCGGAGTGGTGGATCGCGAACGTGAAGCCGGGACGGATCATGTTCGAGATGTCTTACCCGAATGAGGAGACCGCTCGTGAGGCCCTGCGCCGCGCGATGCACAAGCTCCCCATGAAGTGCAGGATCGTGACGCGAGAGGAGCAGTTCTGA
- the rpmC gene encoding 50S ribosomal protein L29, producing MATGTPAAELRELTEDELVAKLREGKEELFNLRFQMATGQLQNNRRLRVVRHEIARLYTVMRERELGLATGPEGKGDAA from the coding sequence ATGGCTACCGGAACTCCGGCTGCAGAGCTGCGCGAGCTGACTGAGGACGAGCTCGTCGCGAAACTGCGTGAAGGCAAGGAAGAGCTGTTCAACCTGCGCTTCCAGATGGCGACGGGCCAGTTGCAGAACAACCGTCGTCTGCGTGTGGTCCGCCACGAGATCGCGCGCCTCTACACGGTTATGCGTGAGCGTGAGCTCGGGCTGGCCACCGGTCCTGAAGGCAAGGGAGATGCGGCATGA
- the rpsQ gene encoding 30S ribosomal protein S17 yields the protein MSDAKGPAKTPAKVEERGQRKIRKGYVVSDKMTKTIVVELENRVKHKLYGKIIRTTSKVKAHDENESANVGDLVQLMETRPLSATKRWRLVEVLERAK from the coding sequence ATGAGTGACGCAAAAGGCCCGGCCAAGACGCCGGCAAAGGTTGAGGAGCGGGGCCAGCGCAAGATCCGCAAGGGCTACGTTGTCTCCGACAAGATGACCAAGACCATCGTGGTCGAGCTGGAGAATCGCGTGAAGCACAAGCTTTACGGCAAGATCATCCGCACCACCTCGAAGGTCAAGGCCCACGACGAGAACGAGAGCGCCAATGTCGGCGACCTCGTGCAGCTGATGGAGACCCGTCCGCTGTCCGCCACCAAGCGCTGGCGTCTGGTCGAGGTCCTGGAGCGGGCGAAGTAA
- a CDS encoding pyridoxamine 5'-phosphate oxidase family protein, which produces MALTLEERQSFLAQPHIGALAVNNRPGRAPLTVPIWYQYSPGGELWVLTGPESQKMRLLQESGRFSLMVEVLEPTVRYVTVEGPITRVTPMTDEQHHEMAARYLPADKVEGYLKYADSIGPQSAVFMNPEHWLSADMGSF; this is translated from the coding sequence ATGGCACTGACGTTGGAAGAACGACAGAGTTTCCTCGCACAACCACATATCGGGGCGCTGGCCGTGAACAACCGGCCGGGACGCGCACCCCTGACCGTGCCCATCTGGTACCAGTACTCGCCCGGCGGTGAGCTGTGGGTGCTGACCGGGCCCGAATCGCAGAAGATGCGGCTGCTGCAGGAATCCGGGCGCTTCAGCCTCATGGTCGAAGTCCTCGAACCTACCGTCCGCTACGTGACTGTCGAGGGTCCTATCACCCGGGTCACCCCGATGACCGATGAGCAGCACCACGAAATGGCCGCGCGCTATCTGCCCGCCGACAAGGTCGAGGGCTACCTGAAGTACGCCGACTCCATCGGCCCGCAGTCCGCGGTCTTCATGAATCCCGAACACTGGCTATCGGCCGATATGGGCTCGTTCTGA
- a CDS encoding 3-carboxy-cis,cis-muconate cycloisomerase family FAD/NAD(P)-binding protein — translation MPATGRGSAGAIGEWMLDNVVRIAIVGMGPRGLNVCERICANARQLGNSAGVELILLDSKQVGTGAVWRTDQPAQLLMNTVSEQVTVFTDDTVEMAGPVDRGPSLHEWANFIAKIGNFAGLPARAYREALRMRAESYPPRYFYGHYLRWAFERTRDRYAEWVHVREIVATAVDLRDGPGGLQELELSTGERVRGLHAVVLTQGHLGEEQPEVPGSLPDSARRLGLGYVPPANAADIDVDAIPASDPVLIRGLGLTFFDYLVLLTAGRGGVFKECDTGLEYVASGREPVIIAGCRRGIPHHARGENQKGVDGRYAPLLLNPARIDRLRSRSRKLGDVSFRRDVWPLIAREVESVYYAALLSEQLSPQRLESFRDRYLTVPTDQDAAELLQRFHIRQQERWNWGSLVDPTGGRRFDRPGDFHDWLLAYLDADVHEARLGNVRGPVKAALDVLRDLRNEVRLVVDYGGIAGSSYRDDLDRWYTPMNAFLSIGPPASRIAELAALIRAGIVRVVGPGMQVDIDAERGLFVAGSPQVRGSQVQGRYLIDAWLPAPDLRRTADPLLRNMLGRNDVRGYAIGSPDGSSYRTGGLTIAPHTHHLVDGEGRIHPRRYAFGVPTESVRWVTAAGPRPGVNSVTLADGDGIAREILTTHRYGEHANTPERHDDMAIECGLLSPVSVGVPVESLLGDDAWIEAMLEVELALTRAEARLGMVPDSVAEHMAIAVREHEFSARDIAEAARGAANPVVTFVERLHRAVADIDPVSANYVHYGSTSQDILDTATMVIAARVLSIIITDLNTMLGSLAELARRHRDTPIAGRTLAMQAVPTTFGAKVAVWMQGLLDARDRLCQVRTGLPVQLGGAAGTLASYIECARCADSALSQAPAGEIVERLTEEFAAELSLTVTAAPWHTVRTPIADLAGALALTSGVLGKLAVDVISQSRTEIAELCEPSAEGRGESSAMPQKRNPVLSTMIRAAALQVPGLASTLFGALLAEDERPAGSWHAEWQPLRECLLLVGGAAHTAVELAAGLIADADRMTTNLTLTDGQIVSERLSIRLAPLLGKPVAKKTLQAAAYESQSTARPLADILAECPDIAVHLGRPELAELLRPENYLGAAPDLVDRVLRRM, via the coding sequence GTGCCCGCTACCGGGCGCGGATCTGCGGGCGCGATCGGTGAGTGGATGCTCGACAATGTGGTTCGGATTGCGATCGTCGGAATGGGACCTCGCGGTCTGAATGTCTGTGAACGAATTTGTGCCAATGCTCGGCAGCTCGGTAATTCGGCGGGCGTCGAGCTGATTCTGCTGGACTCGAAACAGGTTGGCACCGGGGCGGTCTGGCGCACCGACCAGCCCGCCCAACTGCTGATGAATACGGTGTCCGAGCAGGTCACGGTGTTCACCGATGACACCGTCGAGATGGCGGGTCCGGTCGATCGCGGTCCGAGTCTGCACGAATGGGCCAATTTCATTGCCAAGATCGGCAATTTCGCCGGACTGCCCGCGCGGGCTTATCGAGAAGCGCTCCGGATGCGCGCGGAAAGCTATCCGCCACGCTACTTCTACGGCCATTATCTGCGCTGGGCATTCGAACGAACGCGCGACCGCTATGCCGAATGGGTGCATGTGCGCGAAATTGTGGCTACCGCAGTGGATTTGCGAGACGGCCCGGGCGGACTGCAGGAACTGGAGTTGAGCACGGGGGAGCGCGTACGCGGTCTGCACGCCGTGGTGCTCACCCAGGGCCACCTGGGGGAGGAGCAGCCGGAAGTGCCCGGCTCCCTGCCGGATTCGGCGCGCCGGCTCGGGCTCGGTTACGTGCCGCCCGCGAATGCCGCCGATATCGACGTGGACGCGATTCCGGCGTCCGATCCCGTGCTCATCCGCGGCCTGGGGCTCACCTTCTTCGACTATCTGGTGCTGCTGACCGCAGGACGCGGCGGTGTCTTCAAGGAGTGCGATACCGGACTGGAGTACGTGGCATCGGGCCGCGAACCGGTCATTATCGCGGGCTGCCGCCGGGGCATCCCGCATCATGCCCGCGGCGAGAACCAGAAGGGCGTGGACGGCCGGTACGCGCCGCTGCTGTTGAACCCCGCGCGTATCGACCGATTGCGCAGTCGCTCACGGAAATTGGGCGATGTCTCCTTCCGCCGGGATGTGTGGCCGCTGATCGCCCGCGAGGTCGAATCGGTGTACTACGCGGCGCTGCTGTCCGAGCAGCTGAGCCCGCAGCGGCTGGAGTCCTTCCGGGATCGGTATCTGACCGTGCCCACCGATCAGGACGCCGCGGAGTTGTTGCAGCGCTTCCATATTCGGCAGCAGGAGCGGTGGAACTGGGGCAGCCTGGTGGATCCGACGGGCGGCCGCCGCTTCGATCGGCCCGGCGATTTTCACGACTGGCTGCTGGCCTATCTGGATGCCGATGTGCACGAGGCCCGCCTGGGCAATGTCCGGGGTCCGGTGAAGGCGGCGCTGGATGTGCTGCGGGATCTGCGCAATGAGGTCCGGCTCGTGGTCGACTACGGCGGTATCGCGGGGTCGTCGTATCGGGACGATCTGGATCGCTGGTACACGCCGATGAACGCTTTCCTCTCGATCGGCCCGCCCGCCAGCCGCATTGCCGAACTGGCGGCGCTCATCCGGGCGGGCATCGTGCGGGTGGTCGGCCCCGGCATGCAGGTGGATATCGATGCCGAGCGCGGGCTTTTCGTCGCCGGTTCACCGCAGGTGCGTGGATCGCAGGTGCAGGGCCGCTATCTGATAGACGCCTGGCTGCCCGCGCCGGATCTGCGCCGCACGGCGGACCCGCTGCTGCGGAATATGCTGGGCCGCAATGATGTGCGCGGTTATGCGATCGGTTCACCGGACGGCAGCAGCTATCGGACCGGCGGCCTCACCATCGCCCCGCACACCCATCACCTGGTGGACGGCGAGGGCCGAATCCACCCGCGCCGCTACGCCTTCGGTGTTCCCACCGAGTCCGTCCGCTGGGTGACCGCGGCGGGCCCGCGCCCCGGCGTCAATTCCGTCACCCTCGCCGACGGCGACGGCATCGCCCGCGAAATCCTCACCACCCACCGCTACGGCGAGCATGCGAATACTCCTGAAAGGCACGACGATATGGCGATCGAATGCGGGCTGCTGTCTCCGGTGAGCGTCGGCGTCCCGGTGGAATCCCTGCTGGGCGACGATGCCTGGATCGAGGCCATGCTGGAGGTGGAGCTCGCGCTGACCCGCGCCGAGGCCCGGCTCGGCATGGTTCCGGACAGTGTCGCCGAGCATATGGCGATCGCGGTGCGCGAGCACGAGTTCAGCGCCCGCGATATCGCCGAAGCCGCACGGGGAGCGGCCAATCCGGTGGTCACCTTCGTGGAGCGACTGCACCGCGCGGTCGCCGATATCGACCCGGTGAGCGCGAACTACGTGCACTACGGCTCGACCAGTCAGGACATTCTGGATACGGCGACCATGGTGATCGCCGCGCGGGTGCTGTCGATCATCATCACCGATCTCAACACCATGCTCGGCTCCCTCGCCGAATTGGCGCGCCGCCACCGCGATACGCCGATTGCGGGGCGGACGCTGGCCATGCAGGCCGTGCCGACCACCTTCGGCGCCAAGGTGGCGGTGTGGATGCAGGGCCTGCTCGACGCTCGCGACCGGCTGTGCCAGGTGCGGACCGGTCTGCCGGTGCAATTGGGCGGTGCGGCAGGCACTTTGGCGTCGTATATCGAATGCGCGCGCTGTGCGGATTCGGCGCTGTCGCAGGCGCCCGCGGGTGAGATCGTGGAGCGTCTCACCGAGGAGTTCGCGGCCGAACTCTCGCTCACCGTCACCGCGGCTCCCTGGCATACGGTGCGCACCCCGATCGCCGATCTGGCCGGTGCGCTGGCGCTCACCTCGGGCGTGCTCGGCAAGCTCGCGGTGGATGTGATCTCCCAGTCCCGCACCGAGATCGCCGAACTGTGCGAACCCTCGGCCGAGGGGCGCGGCGAATCCTCGGCCATGCCGCAGAAGCGAAATCCGGTACTGAGCACCATGATTCGTGCCGCAGCCCTCCAGGTGCCGGGCCTGGCCTCGACACTCTTCGGTGCGCTGCTCGCCGAGGACGAACGCCCGGCCGGTTCCTGGCATGCCGAATGGCAGCCGCTGCGCGAGTGCCTGCTGCTGGTCGGCGGCGCGGCGCATACCGCGGTGGAGCTGGCCGCCGGCCTGATCGCGGACGCCGATCGGATGACCACGAATCTCACGCTCACCGACGGCCAGATCGTGTCCGAGCGCCTCTCGATCCGCCTGGCCCCGCTGCTCGGTAAGCCGGTCGCGAAGAAGACGCTGCAGGCGGCCGCGTACGAATCGCAGTCCACGGCGCGCCCGCTGGCCGACATCCTGGCCGAATGCCCGGATATCGCCGTGCATCTCGGCCGGCCGGAGCTGGCCGAACTCCTGCGCCCCGAAAACTATCTCGGCGCAGCCCCGGATCTGGTCGATCGGGTGCTGCGCCGGATGTGA
- a CDS encoding DUF5997 family protein, which yields MSPDKKPQNMKPLTAAAKLGIYLPATPEEFRNSPVTRAQLEELRTNPPQWLLDLRADGPFPRDVVARKLGISNSGLGRAGVEDALTSAEIDALIAAPPEWLVKERENFAEVRKEAERVKAKDAERRAATNRPAKNW from the coding sequence GTGAGCCCGGACAAGAAACCCCAGAACATGAAGCCGCTGACCGCGGCGGCCAAACTCGGCATCTACCTCCCCGCAACCCCCGAGGAGTTCCGGAACTCACCCGTCACCCGCGCACAGCTCGAAGAGCTGCGCACCAATCCGCCGCAGTGGCTGCTCGACCTGCGCGCCGACGGGCCCTTCCCGCGCGATGTGGTCGCCCGCAAACTCGGCATCTCGAACTCCGGGCTGGGCCGCGCCGGGGTCGAGGACGCGCTGACCAGCGCCGAGATCGACGCCCTCATCGCCGCACCGCCGGAATGGCTGGTGAAGGAGCGGGAGAACTTCGCCGAGGTGCGCAAGGAAGCCGAGCGCGTCAAGGCCAAGGACGCCGAACGGCGCGCGGCCACCAACCGCCCGGCCAAGAACTGGTAG
- a CDS encoding LysR family transcriptional regulator, giving the protein MSRFESIDIPRLRWFAAVAEQLHFARAAQSLGIARQRLSRTIIELEEELGTKLFVPGAQPTQLTTDGEELLVAARELIANAPEPEPVAADEGERLRVGFVPGVTVTKWDRIWRERFPEIPVEMIPVPMREQDVALRDGRVDMCFVRLPIDRDGISAIPLYRELPVVVVPKDHPLSVFDQVSMAELTEERMQDATDLDEAAMTMELVAAVSGAAIVPHSIARLHSRKDLVYRTMTGVPETEIVLAWPDAQTTELVEEFVGVVRGRSARSSRSPSGQEAAKPRRAAGPGKKPAAGAKKSAGGAKKPAAKQTGAKAKSGGAVKKPGKRRGK; this is encoded by the coding sequence ATGAGCCGGTTCGAGTCGATCGATATCCCGCGTCTGCGCTGGTTCGCCGCGGTTGCGGAACAGTTGCACTTCGCGCGCGCGGCGCAGAGCCTGGGCATTGCCCGCCAGCGCCTGAGCCGGACGATCATCGAGTTGGAGGAGGAGCTCGGCACCAAATTGTTCGTGCCGGGTGCGCAGCCGACCCAGCTCACCACCGACGGCGAGGAGCTGCTGGTGGCGGCCCGGGAGCTGATCGCGAATGCCCCGGAGCCCGAACCGGTGGCGGCCGACGAGGGTGAACGCCTGCGGGTCGGGTTTGTGCCCGGGGTGACCGTCACCAAATGGGATCGGATCTGGCGCGAGCGTTTTCCCGAGATTCCCGTCGAGATGATCCCGGTCCCGATGCGCGAGCAGGATGTGGCGCTGCGGGACGGCCGCGTCGATATGTGCTTCGTCCGCCTCCCGATCGATCGCGACGGGATCAGCGCCATCCCGCTCTACCGCGAATTGCCGGTGGTGGTGGTGCCCAAGGATCATCCGCTGTCGGTCTTCGACCAGGTGAGCATGGCCGAGCTGACCGAAGAGCGCATGCAGGACGCCACCGACCTCGACGAGGCGGCCATGACCATGGAGCTGGTGGCGGCGGTCAGCGGTGCGGCCATCGTGCCGCATTCCATTGCGCGCCTGCACAGTCGCAAGGATCTGGTCTACCGGACCATGACCGGTGTGCCGGAAACCGAGATTGTGCTGGCCTGGCCGGATGCGCAGACCACCGAACTGGTCGAGGAGTTCGTCGGCGTGGTGCGCGGGCGTTCGGCGCGCAGTTCGCGGTCGCCGTCGGGGCAGGAGGCGGCCAAGCCGCGGCGGGCCGCGGGTCCGGGCAAGAAGCCGGCCGCCGGTGCGAAGAAGTCCGCCGGGGGCGCCAAGAAACCGGCAGCGAAGCAGACCGGCGCCAAGGCGAAATCGGGTGGCGCCGTGAAGAAGCCGGGCAAGCGGCGCGGAAAGTAG